Proteins found in one Echinimonas agarilytica genomic segment:
- a CDS encoding FlgO family outer membrane protein, which translates to MTTIRIFMVSCLFAALAGCAAKAPVPKEPAFNAVAQTTPMTSVVEDMARQLFITKHYVTNETPIAVTSFVDLTTLQTTNLLGNQMAESFVHHLQANGLRVIEYKSPGYIKVTPEGDFALSRDYRDLTDKLEIDYILTGTYSQQPEGLLVNAKLFAAKSRIVVATAQGVVPSVAYAQEPPRKTSHQKLKLQHGQLVRSSVDESSEDAQ; encoded by the coding sequence ATGACGACCATTCGAATCTTTATGGTTAGCTGTCTGTTTGCGGCTCTGGCTGGATGCGCAGCTAAGGCGCCAGTGCCCAAAGAGCCTGCGTTTAATGCGGTTGCACAAACAACACCCATGACGAGTGTTGTGGAAGATATGGCGCGGCAACTGTTCATCACCAAGCATTATGTGACCAATGAAACTCCGATTGCGGTGACATCATTTGTTGATTTAACAACGCTGCAAACTACCAATTTGCTCGGTAACCAAATGGCCGAAAGTTTTGTTCATCACCTGCAAGCGAATGGTTTACGGGTGATAGAATACAAGTCTCCTGGCTATATTAAAGTCACTCCCGAGGGCGATTTTGCGCTGAGTCGTGATTATCGTGACCTCACAGACAAGCTTGAAATTGATTACATTTTAACGGGCACTTATTCTCAGCAGCCCGAAGGATTGCTGGTCAATGCCAAGTTGTTTGCTGCCAAATCTCGTATCGTGGTGGCTACAGCGCAAGGCGTCGTGCCGAGCGTAGCGTATGCTCAGGAGCCTCCGCGTAAAACATCGCACCAGAAACTGAAATTGCAGCATGGCCAGTTGGTGCGATCGTCGGTTGATGAAAGCTCGGAGGATGCACAATGA
- a CDS encoding flagellar assembly protein T N-terminal domain-containing protein, which yields MFRALASLLKLCLIGVAAVCSFSAQAQWYEASGSAYVIDGNIERARQEATEDAIRAASMFAGVSVASLQSVNNGVLTEDNYSFESNSEIAQVHIVSEIHSGDQITIHVRADIFAEPVCASSGLNHTLAIARFPIAHRQQAQHGSIFELGGATSKVLHGMFQENSQSVQSHLWLDEVVAYQPGKLEPMPEVDELARTLARRTNSQYVLIGHVRDISVTQEESVNITFWTYKAKPRTLALELDLIDGISGERVERLRYIDSVEWDFPPEQKVDPYSADFWTSSYGKAWLRMLQDVQTDIENALACQPSIANIVHRQKQGVIVNMGSQDGILQGQTASVSRLGTFLDTFGRVKNTLQTSDIILQVHAVEARQAFLKPKRQSDLANIQNNDVVMFKTTRKSDFD from the coding sequence ATGTTTAGAGCACTCGCATCATTATTAAAGCTTTGCCTGATAGGAGTAGCCGCTGTATGCAGCTTCTCGGCTCAGGCCCAGTGGTATGAAGCCAGTGGCTCCGCGTATGTGATTGATGGCAACATAGAGCGCGCCCGTCAAGAAGCCACCGAAGACGCCATTCGCGCTGCATCCATGTTTGCAGGCGTGTCAGTCGCAAGCCTACAATCAGTCAATAACGGTGTACTCACAGAAGACAATTACTCATTTGAAAGTAACAGCGAAATTGCTCAGGTTCATATCGTGTCCGAAATTCATAGCGGTGATCAAATCACCATTCACGTTCGAGCCGATATTTTTGCAGAGCCCGTCTGTGCCAGCAGCGGCCTAAATCACACTTTGGCTATTGCTAGATTTCCAATCGCGCATCGTCAACAAGCACAGCATGGCAGTATTTTTGAACTTGGAGGGGCCACCAGTAAAGTGCTGCACGGCATGTTCCAAGAGAATAGCCAAAGCGTTCAAAGTCATTTATGGCTCGATGAAGTAGTGGCCTACCAGCCCGGCAAACTCGAACCCATGCCCGAAGTCGATGAGTTAGCACGGACGCTTGCTCGTCGCACCAACAGTCAATATGTATTAATAGGCCACGTACGTGACATTAGCGTCACGCAAGAAGAGTCGGTGAATATTACGTTTTGGACCTATAAAGCCAAACCAAGAACCCTCGCACTAGAGCTTGATTTAATTGATGGCATCAGTGGTGAGCGCGTTGAGCGGCTCCGCTACATCGATTCTGTGGAATGGGATTTTCCGCCCGAGCAAAAGGTTGATCCTTATTCAGCCGATTTCTGGACCAGTTCCTACGGTAAAGCCTGGTTACGCATGCTTCAAGACGTGCAAACAGACATTGAAAACGCATTGGCGTGCCAGCCGAGTATCGCCAACATTGTGCATCGCCAAAAACAAGGTGTGATCGTGAATATGGGCAGTCAAGACGGTATTCTACAAGGGCAAACGGCTAGTGTTAGTCGGCTCGGTACCTTTTTAGATACTTTTGGACGCGTGAAAAATACGCTACAAACATCCGACATCATCCTTCAAGTTCATGCGGTAGAAGCGCGCCAAGCCTTCTTAAAACCTAAGCGTCAATCCGATCTAGCCAATATTCAAAATAACGACGTTGTCATGTTCAAAACCACCCGTAAAAGTGACTTTGACTGA
- the yghU gene encoding glutathione-dependent disulfide-bond oxidoreductase, with amino-acid sequence MTNEYIPPQVWTMDSESGGQWASINRPDSGARHEQSLPVGQNPLQLYSMGTPNGQKVTIMLEELLALGESGAEYDAYMIKIGDGDQFSSGFVDVNPNSKIPAMVDRSADEPINIFESASILLYLADKFGHFLPTDVRSRTEVMTWLFWLQGSAPYLGGGFGHFYAYAPEKLEYPINRFSMETKRQLDVLDKQLAKHAYIAGDTYSIADMATWPWYGNLVLGNLYDAAEFLDVASYTHLVRWANTIAQREAVIRGRIVNRSWGEEWEQIEERHSAEDLDKVLSKAP; translated from the coding sequence ATGACTAACGAATATATACCGCCTCAAGTTTGGACCATGGACAGTGAAAGCGGCGGCCAATGGGCTAGTATCAATCGTCCAGATTCTGGAGCTCGCCATGAGCAATCTTTACCTGTGGGTCAGAATCCTTTGCAGTTGTACTCAATGGGCACACCGAATGGTCAAAAAGTAACGATTATGCTCGAAGAGCTATTGGCATTGGGCGAGTCGGGTGCTGAGTATGATGCGTATATGATTAAGATTGGCGATGGCGATCAGTTTTCATCTGGCTTTGTTGACGTAAACCCTAACTCTAAAATTCCAGCCATGGTTGATCGATCAGCTGATGAGCCGATCAATATCTTTGAGTCGGCTTCTATTTTGCTCTATCTGGCTGATAAATTTGGTCATTTCTTACCTACAGATGTGCGTAGCCGAACTGAGGTGATGACGTGGTTATTTTGGCTACAAGGCTCTGCTCCCTACCTTGGTGGAGGTTTTGGTCACTTTTATGCCTATGCTCCGGAAAAACTCGAATATCCGATCAATCGTTTCAGCATGGAAACCAAACGCCAGTTGGATGTGCTGGACAAGCAACTGGCAAAACATGCTTATATCGCAGGTGATACATACAGTATTGCGGATATGGCCACTTGGCCTTGGTATGGTAATTTGGTGTTGGGCAACTTATATGATGCTGCTGAGTTTTTAGATGTAGCCAGTTATACCCATTTGGTTCGTTGGGCGAACACTATTGCGCAACGTGAAGCTGTGATTCGAGGCCGAATTGTCAATCGCTCATGGGGTGAAGAATGGGAGCAAATTGAAGAGCGTCACAGCGCTGAAGATCTTGATAAGGTGTTGAGTAAGGCTCCTTAA
- a CDS encoding DUF1566 domain-containing protein: protein MKPIIVLAIVYLYIPILQAATCNPNAKETTPNDRFQIVTEGTVTDLQTGLMWDRCALGQAWDNGLQICSGTASTKNWRQATRSGMDHTLGAYTDWRLPNIKELQTIVELSCWRPAINVTIFPDDGFLLFHNYWSSTPHVVYANQAWLINLDSGYSRIDLMDKESAHEVKLVRGGN, encoded by the coding sequence ATGAAACCTATTATAGTTCTGGCTATCGTTTACCTATACATACCTATATTACAAGCTGCGACTTGTAACCCAAATGCAAAGGAAACAACTCCAAATGACCGTTTTCAAATAGTCACGGAAGGAACCGTTACAGACTTACAAACAGGTTTGATGTGGGATCGCTGTGCTTTAGGCCAAGCCTGGGATAATGGCCTACAGATCTGCTCTGGAACTGCCAGCACTAAAAACTGGCGTCAAGCGACAAGAAGTGGAATGGATCATACTTTAGGAGCTTATACAGATTGGCGCTTACCTAACATCAAAGAACTACAAACTATTGTAGAATTAAGCTGTTGGCGGCCTGCAATTAATGTAACTATATTTCCCGACGATGGCTTTTTATTATTTCATAATTACTGGTCATCAACTCCCCATGTGGTTTATGCCAATCAAGCATGGCTGATTAATCTTGATTCAGGATACAGTCGCATTGATTTAATGGATAAAGAATCAGCGCATGAAGTAAAGCTAGTGCGAGGTGGTAACTGA
- a CDS encoding PKD domain-containing protein: MSCLNQSFFYINFRVNSGLGLLLFLVGCDPSDSSPEISVEPFLQVVEGQPVELTVKPASSSYLEFHWEQLTGPEFAIQDSNQQSIVAIAPLVSEDRMSLFSVEVRNSLGKKTQANVEVLIINENSVPVLSTKQQIETGEYRQLTLSAEAYDPDGEHVEITWRQELENGAQKLEVLEKTPDSITVQIPKLDVETRFNFVVEAIDSHGSMIHQNVQVNGFPVLSGRVIDEPIASASLFYKNWNNEELFSLGLSDDAGRFEVLLRNDQKDIEVIANGGVLNNQNFEGQLKAICRFEQRSSCNLTPVTTLIAQYANDKGILNITELSQYRENLEAVLGPLEPDPFIQVRPDIDVAALRSFFGDNGSLLDVWIEQVLTYVEQPNNHSSQNNISSWFQNSNQSPSVSLSGPKQAEAGSTVVLTALALDPEQSDLRLSWQQTQGPVVSFDITQNDELTFISPELIQEERLFFEVQVEDDVGLTANANISLTVLPIAIKPPNVSPTVSAGNHQTVDEATSVTLNASASDDDGSIAAYQWTQTAGTTVLLSGATTASASFTAPTLTSAETLRFEVMVTDNENATTSAPVSVLVEPVNALPTVSAGNHQTVDEATSVTLNASASDDDGSIAAYQWTQTAGTTVLLSGATTASASFTAPTLTSAETLRFEVTVTDNENATTSAPVSVLVEPVNALPTVSAGNHQTVDEATSVTLNASASDDDGSIAAYQWTQTAGTTVLLSGATTASASFTAPDVTSPEDIVFTVDVTDNEGGTAQAQITVTIVNNNAPIASAKAPLQVKSGRSAQLDATESIDDESISLSFDWVQTDSTGTAITLTDDSSAQPSFIAPTVTTSIAVQFQVSVTDEGGKSDSASVNFILSPDDSAFAPMNDTGFALCGDYAYGAARSGNHQNNLDCADSTDVESDPIPEDQDGHFGRDINFSDSTDGARGFSFVKLDANGSPLDANATSWDCVYDAVTQLVWEVKTNDGGLQDSTHSYTWYNTDADTNGGGVGSETGGVCADLTHCNTQEYQAAINAEQLCGLTTWRMPAYIELLGIQDLSQSNPAIDVNYFPNTQGTWHWTATPASFHNDWAWTLTFDLSNTLGPVDFKASAYPIRLVADFP, from the coding sequence ATGAGCTGTCTTAATCAAAGTTTCTTTTACATCAATTTTCGAGTCAATTCTGGCCTTGGCCTGCTCTTGTTTTTAGTCGGGTGTGACCCGTCTGACTCCTCTCCAGAAATTTCTGTTGAGCCTTTCTTGCAAGTAGTTGAGGGGCAACCTGTCGAGCTGACAGTTAAACCCGCTTCAAGTTCTTATCTCGAGTTTCACTGGGAACAGCTAACCGGCCCAGAGTTTGCGATACAAGATTCCAATCAACAATCTATTGTCGCAATCGCTCCACTCGTCTCTGAAGATCGAATGTCTTTGTTTAGTGTGGAGGTAAGAAACTCGCTAGGAAAAAAAACTCAGGCGAATGTCGAAGTCCTTATTATTAATGAAAATTCCGTACCAGTATTGTCAACCAAACAGCAAATAGAAACGGGTGAATACCGACAACTCACTCTGAGCGCAGAAGCTTACGATCCCGATGGCGAACATGTTGAGATAACTTGGCGACAGGAACTTGAAAATGGCGCACAAAAGTTGGAGGTGTTAGAAAAAACGCCTGATTCGATCACTGTTCAAATTCCAAAGCTTGATGTTGAGACACGCTTCAATTTTGTTGTTGAAGCAATCGACTCACATGGCTCAATGATTCATCAAAACGTTCAAGTCAATGGCTTTCCAGTGCTTTCGGGAAGGGTTATTGATGAGCCAATCGCTTCGGCATCACTCTTCTACAAAAATTGGAACAATGAGGAGTTATTTTCTTTAGGGCTATCTGATGACGCTGGCAGGTTTGAAGTTTTACTTCGCAATGATCAAAAAGATATAGAAGTCATTGCGAATGGTGGAGTGTTGAACAACCAAAACTTTGAAGGGCAATTGAAGGCCATTTGCCGGTTTGAACAACGTTCTTCTTGTAACTTAACCCCTGTCACAACGCTAATTGCACAATATGCAAATGACAAAGGTATTTTAAACATAACCGAGCTGAGCCAATATCGAGAAAACTTGGAAGCAGTGCTTGGCCCGTTAGAGCCAGATCCATTTATTCAGGTTCGTCCAGATATTGATGTGGCAGCATTGCGTTCCTTTTTTGGTGATAATGGCAGTCTACTTGATGTTTGGATTGAGCAAGTTCTGACATATGTTGAGCAGCCCAATAATCATTCATCTCAAAACAACATTTCTAGTTGGTTTCAGAATTCAAACCAAAGTCCGAGTGTTAGCTTATCTGGGCCTAAACAAGCTGAGGCAGGTAGCACGGTTGTTTTGACCGCATTAGCTCTGGATCCTGAGCAGTCAGACTTGCGCTTATCATGGCAGCAAACCCAGGGGCCAGTTGTATCTTTTGACATCACCCAAAATGATGAATTAACCTTTATTTCGCCTGAGCTTATACAGGAAGAAAGACTCTTCTTTGAGGTTCAAGTTGAAGATGATGTAGGTCTAACGGCCAATGCAAATATTTCTCTCACAGTATTGCCCATCGCTATCAAGCCTCCTAACGTTTCTCCCACCGTGTCTGCGGGCAACCATCAAACCGTGGATGAAGCAACATCGGTGACGTTAAATGCCAGTGCCTCGGATGACGATGGCAGTATTGCAGCTTATCAATGGACGCAAACGGCGGGCACAACCGTGTTGCTGAGCGGCGCAACGACAGCCTCAGCCAGTTTCACAGCGCCGACTTTGACCAGCGCCGAAACGCTTCGCTTTGAGGTGATGGTGACTGACAATGAGAATGCCACGACGAGTGCGCCCGTCTCGGTGCTTGTTGAGCCGGTGAACGCGTTGCCCACCGTGTCTGCGGGCAACCATCAAACCGTGGATGAAGCAACATCGGTGACGTTAAATGCCAGTGCCTCGGATGATGATGGCAGTATTGCAGCTTATCAATGGACGCAAACGGCGGGCACAACCGTGTTGCTGAGCGGCGCAACGACAGCCTCAGCCAGTTTCACAGCGCCGACTTTGACCAGCGCCGAAACGCTTCGCTTTGAGGTGACGGTGACTGACAATGAGAATGCCACGACGAGTGCGCCCGTCTCGGTGCTTGTTGAGCCGGTGAATGCGTTGCCCACCGTGTCTGCGGGCAACCATCAAACCGTGGATGAAGCAACATCGGTGACGTTAAATGCCAGTGCCTCGGATGACGATGGCAGTATTGCAGCTTATCAATGGACGCAAACGGCGGGCACAACCGTGTTGCTGAGCGGCGCAACGACAGCCTCAGCCAGTTTCACAGCGCCAGACGTGACTTCACCCGAGGATATAGTTTTTACTGTTGATGTGACTGATAATGAAGGCGGAACAGCTCAAGCACAAATTACCGTAACAATCGTCAATAACAATGCCCCAATTGCTAGCGCAAAAGCGCCACTGCAAGTAAAAAGTGGTCGTAGTGCCCAGCTTGATGCAACCGAATCGATAGATGACGAATCTATCAGTCTCAGTTTTGATTGGGTTCAAACAGATAGCACAGGTACAGCGATTACATTAACAGATGACAGCTCGGCTCAGCCTAGCTTTATTGCGCCTACAGTGACTACATCGATTGCAGTGCAATTCCAAGTTTCTGTGACTGATGAGGGCGGAAAATCTGACAGTGCAAGCGTCAATTTCATCTTATCTCCCGATGATTCTGCGTTTGCTCCAATGAACGATACGGGCTTTGCTTTATGCGGTGATTATGCCTATGGCGCTGCACGTTCAGGTAATCATCAAAATAACCTTGATTGTGCTGACAGTACCGATGTAGAAAGTGATCCAATACCAGAAGATCAAGATGGTCACTTTGGGCGAGATATTAATTTTTCAGACTCGACTGACGGAGCTCGCGGTTTTAGCTTTGTTAAATTAGATGCCAACGGCTCGCCTTTGGATGCCAACGCTACATCTTGGGACTGTGTTTATGATGCAGTTACTCAGCTAGTGTGGGAGGTGAAAACCAATGATGGAGGCCTTCAAGATAGTACTCACTCATATACTTGGTATAACACTGATGCAGATACCAATGGTGGCGGTGTAGGTTCTGAAACTGGAGGCGTCTGCGCAGATCTAACTCATTGCAATACGCAAGAGTACCAGGCAGCAATCAACGCCGAACAACTGTGTGGACTCACAACATGGCGAATGCCAGCATACATCGAATTATTGGGCATTCAAGATCTTAGCCAATCAAACCCTGCAATAGACGTTAATTACTTTCCAAATACACAAGGCACTTGGCATTGGACTGCTACACCCGCGAGCTTCCACAATGATTGGGCATGGACGTTGACATTTGATCTGTCCAATACACTCGGGCCTGTAGATTTTAAGGCATCGGCTTACCCGATTCGACTCGTAGCAGATTTTCCCTAA
- a CDS encoding FAD-binding oxidoreductase, producing the protein MFSISKLFKRKPKPPKAKILSFDGQSIPLEENQLVLDALLDAGHSVRHGCRAGACQSCLMTCSEGSIPSAAQVGLNAAQKELNQFLSCSCIPSESMTIESAAQALPQTVAEVVEISKMNEQVVRVRLNAQLPYKSGQFVNVFKNGAVSRSYSLASTPQIDDFIELHIKRIEGGKFSQWAYDEMQIGVPLSVEGPIGACFYTADSPEQPLLLAGMGTGLAPLYGIVRDALMNHEHLAPIHLFVGAKDAKQLYLMDELKALVTQYPQLHVHYVVQQGAYEWLNTTHADSAFSEIDRYQLNEGDIYQYSKNLLPDCKGYRVFLCGADSFVRKMKKQCFLAGAAMSEISADTFLPSGH; encoded by the coding sequence ATGTTCTCAATAAGTAAACTGTTTAAGCGCAAACCCAAGCCGCCCAAAGCCAAAATACTTTCCTTTGATGGTCAATCCATACCTCTGGAGGAAAATCAATTGGTACTGGATGCCTTGCTTGATGCTGGGCATTCAGTGCGACATGGGTGCCGCGCCGGAGCTTGCCAGTCATGTTTGATGACGTGCAGCGAAGGCTCAATTCCATCTGCCGCACAGGTTGGGCTTAATGCAGCGCAAAAAGAACTCAATCAATTTTTGAGTTGCAGCTGCATTCCATCTGAATCTATGACCATCGAGAGTGCGGCTCAGGCGCTGCCGCAAACAGTGGCGGAAGTGGTTGAAATATCCAAGATGAATGAGCAAGTTGTCCGTGTTCGGCTCAATGCTCAATTGCCCTATAAAAGCGGACAATTCGTTAATGTGTTCAAAAATGGCGCGGTAAGCCGCAGCTACTCATTGGCGAGCACGCCTCAAATTGATGACTTTATTGAGCTTCACATTAAGCGAATTGAAGGCGGAAAGTTTAGCCAATGGGCTTATGATGAAATGCAGATCGGTGTGCCGTTATCTGTAGAAGGGCCAATCGGAGCTTGTTTTTACACAGCCGACTCGCCTGAACAGCCGCTATTGCTCGCGGGCATGGGCACAGGTCTTGCGCCGCTTTATGGCATCGTTAGAGATGCTCTTATGAATCATGAGCATCTTGCGCCCATTCATTTGTTCGTTGGCGCGAAAGATGCCAAACAGTTGTATTTAATGGATGAATTGAAAGCGCTTGTCACCCAATACCCGCAGCTGCATGTGCATTATGTGGTACAACAAGGCGCATACGAATGGCTGAATACAACGCACGCAGATTCGGCTTTTAGTGAGATCGACCGTTACCAGCTCAACGAAGGTGACATCTACCAGTACAGCAAAAATCTATTGCCGGACTGCAAAGGCTACCGCGTATTCCTCTGTGGTGCAGATAGCTTCGTTCGCAAAATGAAAAAGCAATGTTTTCTCGCGGGAGCTGCCATGTCCGAAATCTCAGCCGATACATTTCTTCCCTCCGGCCATTAA
- a CDS encoding group I truncated hemoglobin produces MFGLFKKKEPQAATVEEKAMTVFDKLGGAAAIDAAVDIFYRKVLADDRISHFFDTIDMQAQHVKQKAFLTMAFGGPNNYSGKDMREAHKHMNLTEEHFTAVAESLVGTLQELGVGQEDIDSVVTIAVSVKDDVLNK; encoded by the coding sequence ATGTTTGGATTATTTAAGAAAAAAGAACCGCAAGCGGCCACCGTAGAAGAAAAAGCGATGACCGTATTCGATAAGCTTGGTGGCGCTGCTGCGATTGACGCTGCTGTTGATATTTTCTATCGCAAAGTGTTAGCCGATGACCGCATTAGTCACTTCTTCGATACGATTGACATGCAAGCACAGCACGTGAAACAAAAAGCATTTTTAACCATGGCTTTTGGTGGCCCGAATAACTATTCAGGCAAAGACATGCGCGAAGCTCACAAGCACATGAATCTCACGGAAGAACACTTTACTGCAGTAGCAGAAAGTCTTGTTGGAACTTTGCAAGAGCTGGGTGTGGGCCAAGAAGATATTGATAGTGTGGTGACGATTGCAGTAAGCGTTAAAGACGATGTTCTCAATAAGTAA
- a CDS encoding c-type cytochrome has product MKLRLLTKSIIVSAFTLWLCACSEEPPEPSQGELIVKGTCKVCHAQGINGAPIIGNKKMWGPRLGQGIPVLVEHASNGYGLMPAKGGNDALTKEEITAAVEYMVSQVQ; this is encoded by the coding sequence ATGAAGCTTAGACTATTGACTAAATCGATCATTGTGAGCGCATTTACACTGTGGCTTTGTGCGTGTTCAGAAGAGCCGCCAGAGCCGTCGCAAGGCGAGTTAATCGTCAAAGGGACATGCAAAGTGTGTCATGCACAAGGCATTAATGGCGCTCCCATTATTGGCAATAAAAAGATGTGGGGGCCCCGGCTGGGGCAGGGTATTCCAGTATTGGTTGAACATGCCAGTAACGGCTATGGCCTGATGCCCGCGAAAGGCGGCAATGACGCTCTCACTAAAGAAGAAATAACCGCGGCTGTGGAATACATGGTGTCGCAGGTCCAGTAA
- a CDS encoding Tll0287-like domain-containing protein: MMKKVIAVSALAAAAAATLVGCGEEKAAGIEPKIYTDSLFAVMKADRTNYTKLIIKRLGPAGAGAIKPDEHWKEYDNGALLPAQMFRAGAEAVSEMTDDFTYSLQSIWPINSQNAPKSPVEKEGLEYIAANPGENFYGTEQLGDVTYFTAVYPDVAVSDACTICHNEHKDSPRTDFKVGEVMGGVVIRVPM; this comes from the coding sequence ATGATGAAAAAAGTAATTGCAGTATCCGCATTGGCAGCAGCTGCAGCGGCAACGCTGGTTGGCTGTGGAGAAGAAAAAGCCGCAGGTATCGAACCTAAGATCTATACCGATTCGTTGTTTGCAGTCATGAAAGCTGACCGTACCAACTACACCAAGCTTATTATCAAGCGCTTAGGTCCAGCTGGTGCCGGTGCTATTAAGCCTGATGAGCACTGGAAAGAGTACGACAATGGCGCATTATTGCCTGCACAAATGTTCCGTGCTGGTGCCGAAGCCGTCTCTGAAATGACAGATGACTTCACTTACTCTCTACAATCTATCTGGCCAATCAACAGTCAAAATGCACCGAAGAGCCCAGTGGAAAAAGAAGGACTTGAGTACATTGCAGCGAATCCTGGCGAAAACTTCTACGGTACCGAGCAACTCGGTGACGTGACGTATTTCACGGCTGTTTACCCCGATGTTGCGGTATCAGATGCATGCACAATCTGCCACAACGAACACAAAGACTCACCTCGCACCGATTTTAAAGTGGGTGAAGTGATGGGGGGTGTTGTGATCCGCGTTCCGATGTAA
- a CDS encoding cytochrome c3 family protein — translation MTFKKLIWPLWILLTVAIGGYYGYVLLASEDKSDLLIGQASHGHFQIELACDSCHTDAFGGEEVLQDACVNCHAEELEDAHDSHPKKKFIDPREAYRLEIIDARYCVSCHTEHQAEQTREMGVTLPDDYCWHCHKEVGDERESHKDLAFDSCASAGCHNFHDNRALFESFLTDNANKSWLTDLPQVALRNHASLKANRDVAIKPQQEAVKMAEHPDVVEHWQGTAHANAGISCTGCHAGNEESEWIEKPGIESCASCHEQEFDGWSSGKHGMRLSNKVAAELSPMSASQSSSDLTFDPLNAHVEQGCNSCHKPHEYDTQFASVDACLTCHQDDHSTAFKQSPHGELWLQSAQAELPVEQAVTCATCHLPRVSKKQRGEVITHVEHNQNYYLRPNEKMIRPVCMQCHSLEFSIDALADPNLIRNNFSGKPGRHIESIDWALKRQKK, via the coding sequence ATGACGTTTAAGAAATTAATTTGGCCTTTGTGGATTTTGCTCACCGTTGCGATAGGCGGGTATTACGGCTACGTGCTTTTAGCGAGTGAAGATAAATCTGACTTGCTCATTGGGCAAGCAAGCCACGGTCACTTTCAAATTGAACTTGCTTGCGACAGTTGCCATACCGATGCCTTTGGTGGTGAAGAAGTACTTCAAGATGCGTGCGTAAATTGCCATGCCGAAGAGCTTGAAGATGCGCACGACTCTCATCCGAAAAAGAAATTTATCGATCCGCGTGAAGCTTATCGCCTCGAAATTATCGATGCGCGCTATTGCGTCAGCTGTCACACCGAACACCAAGCCGAACAAACACGCGAGATGGGCGTAACACTGCCTGATGATTATTGTTGGCATTGCCATAAAGAAGTGGGTGATGAACGTGAAAGCCATAAAGACTTAGCGTTTGATAGCTGCGCCAGTGCCGGTTGTCATAACTTCCATGATAACCGCGCCTTGTTTGAAAGCTTCCTGACCGACAATGCCAATAAATCGTGGTTGACTGATTTACCTCAGGTTGCATTACGAAACCATGCCTCTTTGAAAGCCAACCGAGATGTTGCGATTAAACCTCAGCAAGAAGCGGTGAAAATGGCCGAGCACCCAGATGTGGTTGAACATTGGCAAGGCACCGCACACGCCAATGCGGGCATTAGTTGCACCGGTTGCCATGCTGGGAATGAGGAGTCTGAATGGATTGAAAAACCTGGCATTGAATCATGTGCGTCTTGCCACGAACAAGAATTTGATGGCTGGAGTTCAGGCAAGCACGGTATGCGCTTGTCGAATAAAGTGGCGGCAGAGCTTTCGCCAATGTCGGCGAGTCAATCGTCATCTGACTTAACCTTCGATCCGCTAAATGCGCATGTTGAGCAAGGTTGCAACAGTTGCCATAAACCCCATGAATATGACACCCAATTTGCATCGGTTGATGCTTGTTTAACGTGCCACCAAGACGACCATTCAACCGCATTTAAGCAGTCTCCTCATGGCGAATTGTGGCTTCAAAGCGCGCAGGCTGAACTGCCAGTAGAGCAGGCGGTCACGTGCGCCACATGTCACTTGCCTCGAGTATCTAAAAAGCAACGCGGCGAAGTGATTACTCATGTTGAACATAATCAAAATTACTACTTAAGACCAAATGAAAAAATGATTCGTCCGGTGTGCATGCAATGTCACTCGTTGGAGTTTTCCATTGATGCACTCGCGGATCCAAATTTAATCAGAAATAACTTTTCTGGTAAGCCTGGCCGGCACATTGAATCCATCGATTGGGCACTGAAACGACAAAAAAAATAG